Proteins encoded in a region of the Ziziphus jujuba cultivar Dongzao chromosome 3, ASM3175591v1 genome:
- the LOC107435254 gene encoding uncharacterized protein LOC107435254 — MIMSNWSNTHNCESSGVTNIDSEEDEHGSELAEGRDLWHARRAFLRSYHFSKQSGLKEKLRMSVKELNGMAMVVVSDIRRHVSTRRLGIRAFRFTMDLPSLFFISLRCYTPWIKKKPIKE; from the coding sequence ATGATTATGTCCAATTGGTCCAATACACATAACTGTGAATCTTCTGGTGTCACTAATATAGATAGTGAAGAAGATGAACATGGAAGTGAGCTTGCTGAAGGTCGTGATTTATGGCATGCAAGACGGGCATTCTTAAGAAGTTACCACTTCTCAAAGCAAAGTGGGTTGAAGGAGAAGCTAAGGATGTCTGTGAAGGAGCTTAATGGGATGGCTATGGTGGTGGTTTCAGATATACGTCGACATGTTTCTACGAGAAGGCTTGGGATTAGGGCTTTCAGGTTTACAATGGATTTGccatctttgttttttattagtttaagaTGTTATACGCCATGGATAAAGAAGAAGCCCATAAAGGAGTGA